AACATTTGCCGTAGCGGTCGCAGTACAACCATTTGCATCTTTTACAAATATGGAGTAAGAACCAGCTTTAAGAGAAGAAAATACATTATTACTATTATAGGTAGCTCCTCCGTCAATCGAATAGGTTAAGGTACCCGTTCCGCCGGTTGCCGTAATTGTAATGGAACCATCGGTGCCCCCATTACAGGTAACAGGAGTGGTAGTGGCCGACATAGAAATAGCTGCCGGTTCGCTAATTGTAACAGGGTTAGACGACCACATGGTGGTACATGAATTATTATCCTTTACCTGAACATTATAACTTCCGGCAGTTAAACTTGTAAAATTACCAGATCCGGACTGCCAATTTGTTCCGTTATCTATAGAATATGAAAGAGTCCCGGTTCCTCCACTTGCCGTAACATTCATTGCCCCATCCGTTCCCCCATGACATTTTGGTGTACTGGTAACATCCACTTTGGAAATGACGATCGCTGCAGGATTAGTTAAAACAACAGGATTCTTTAAATAACTTTTAGAACAACCATTGCTATCCTTTATCGTTATATTATATGTTCCAGGACTAAGATTCTCAAACCGATTTGAGGGTTGATAAGTAGAACCTCCATCAATTGAAAAAGACAAAGGATCGGTGCCTCCGACTGCATCAATCTGTATTATTCCATCATTACTGTCATGACATTTAGGATTAATGTGATAAACAGCATTATAAAAAATATCAAAAGGGGTTTTGACCTCTATATAAATTGAAGCCGTATTGGGTATACCCGAAGTATTATCTGTAACACTCACAAGGTACCTGTCAGCAGGAACCCCGGTGATTGAAGATCCGTTCTGTCCAGCCAGTTCACCTGTTTTGTTCGAATACCAAATATACGAATATGGTGCTAAACCACCTGTTACGGTTACACTTGCAGTTCCATCACTTGAACCA
The sequence above is drawn from the Bacteroidota bacterium genome and encodes:
- a CDS encoding SprB repeat-containing protein, which encodes MKQLLKIALLLISFQLIPSLGRAADRYWVNGSGNWSESAHWSTISGGSGGASVPTINDNVYFSKKSFPGTTGTVTIDQPAFSKTFFWGYTGKDYTLQGTAPLTINGSLLIDDNIQNNYSGAINFTSNEKDNSVFSRISFSSDITFSNSGSYVLHSDFVTTGKIFVPNNNLNLNGFSVPGTLLLKKSVKKSATIQKSSGIPILKDSGTLTLTTTSTPVTCFGSSDGTASVTVTGGLAPYSYIWYSNKTGELAGQNGSSITGVPADRYLVSVTDNTSGIPNTASIYIEVKTPFDIFYNAVYHINPKCHDSNDGIIQIDAVGGTDPLSFSIDGGSTYQPSNRFENLSPGTYNITIKDSNGCSKSYLKNPVVLTNPAAIVISKVDVTSTPKCHGGTDGAMNVTASGGTGTLSYSIDNGTNWQSGSGNFTSLTAGSYNVQVKDNNSCTTMWSSNPVTISEPAAISMSATTTPVTCNGGTDGSITITATGGTGTLTYSIDGGATYNSNNVFSSLKAGSYSIFVKDANGCTATATANV